The following are encoded in a window of Actinomycetota bacterium genomic DNA:
- a CDS encoding MlaD family protein: protein MRPFRERNPIAVGLVSIAVLSVAMLFAFSLDRLTFLRGVYLIEADFADASGLTPDNEVRVAGLRVGKVRDIRLVGPDDLQALPGAPRAQGAAKVDRVRVTMEIEDGVRLGNATTGEIKLKTLLGAKFVDLRPRGGAPFLMDGGLIPLDRTSIPFEIYEIINRTVEQFGRLDSDALNEALRKLAAVTEDPDGNLGRALDGLAEATAALSERDAELDSLLQGSDTLLAALATRSEELGRIIDSSSRVLGVLEERRQNVRRFVRGTDQVARELSSLLRSTRGSLDPALKDLHAVLEVVSRNYDPLEEVVRTLGPGAESFGRIFTQGTWGDVWLQSLIVPLPTLPSPPVP from the coding sequence GTGAGGCCTTTCCGGGAACGCAACCCGATCGCGGTCGGACTCGTCTCGATCGCCGTCCTGTCCGTGGCCATGCTGTTCGCTTTCTCGCTCGACCGCCTGACCTTCCTGCGCGGCGTCTACCTGATCGAGGCCGACTTCGCCGATGCCTCGGGTCTGACCCCCGACAACGAGGTCAGGGTGGCGGGGCTGAGGGTGGGGAAGGTGCGCGACATCCGACTCGTCGGTCCGGACGACCTGCAGGCGCTCCCGGGCGCCCCACGGGCGCAGGGGGCGGCGAAGGTGGACCGGGTCCGGGTCACGATGGAGATCGAGGACGGGGTCCGGCTCGGCAACGCCACCACCGGCGAGATCAAGCTCAAGACCCTCCTCGGTGCGAAGTTCGTCGACCTGCGCCCCCGCGGAGGGGCGCCGTTCCTCATGGACGGGGGCCTGATACCGCTCGACCGGACCTCGATCCCCTTCGAGATCTACGAGATCATCAACCGGACCGTCGAGCAGTTCGGACGCCTCGACTCCGACGCCCTCAACGAGGCGCTGCGCAAGCTCGCCGCGGTCACGGAGGACCCGGACGGCAACCTGGGCCGGGCCCTCGACGGACTCGCCGAGGCGACGGCCGCGCTGTCCGAGCGCGACGCCGAGCTCGACTCGCTGCTCCAGGGGTCCGACACGCTGCTCGCGGCCCTCGCCACGCGGTCGGAGGAGCTCGGCCGGATCATCGACTCGTCCAGCCGCGTCCTCGGCGTCCTCGAGGAGCGCAGGCAGAACGTCCGTCGGTTCGTCCGTGGCACCGACCAGGTGGCCCGGGAGCTCTCCTCATTGCTGCGGTCCACCCGGGGTTCCCTCGACCCGGCGCTGAAGGACCTGCACGCCGTCCTCGAGGTCGTCTCCCGCAACTACGACCCGCTGGAGGAGGTCGTCCGGACCCTCGGTCCGGGAGCCGAGTCGTTCGGACGCATCTTCACCCAGGGCACCTGGGGCGATGTGTGGCTGCAGAGCCTGATCGTCCCCCTCCCGACGCTCCCGTCCCCCCCGGTGCCATGA